A region of the Pirellulales bacterium genome:
AAAATCGAGCACGTAAGGTGGTAGAATACTGGCGCGGCGAAGCAAATTGAATCAATTCGATCTAGTATTCCACCGTGACCTTCGACCAGAGTGCCGTAGTCTTTTACGCCACGATCGCGCTTGATCGCCGACATTGTAAGGCCGCCGCAAAATCCTAAGATGCTAATAATCAATGTCAGGCTTGCTGCCTGCCAGGGTTGGAATGGCGTTGCCCAGTAGAGCGATGCTCCCAGTAAGGTGTTGCTTGCTACGCCTCCCAACAGGCCCTCCCAAGTGCGATTGGAACTGATACTCGGCACAATAATGCGTCGTCCGATCAACTTGCCCCAGATATATTGCAAGGCGTCTCCCATTTGTACCATCAGAATAAAAAAGAAGAGCAAGCGATAATTGGAACCCGCATAATCTTTAATGTTCAGGTACAGAAGTGCTGGTGCGAAGCTGAGGCAATAGACACAGATCATCAGCCCGGTTTGAATTTTGGCGACACGCTCCAAATACCGCTTATAGTCTCCCGAAAGTGCAATTCGCGCCGGGACAAACAAAAAGGCGTAAACGGGAATGAGTACGCTAAACAACTGATAGGCATTAAATCCTACGAGCACATATTGCAACGGCGTGAATAAGACGAACGCCCAAAACAAAGCTCGGTGATCGCCCTGCCGAGTGGGAGTAATCGTGATGAACTCGCGCAGTGCCACGAAGGAAATAATACCGAATATCGCTGCTGTCCATCCTTTTCCGATAAATCGGGCAGTGGCCAACAGAGCGCACATCGTCCACCAGGCGCGGAGCCTGAGGTTAAACGCACGAACAGTAGCGGCATTCAGTCCTGTACTTGGATGCCGTTTTAGAAATTGTCCAATGATCGTGGCGATGGTGAGCAGGCTGAGCACGCCGCCGACCAGAGACAGTGTTCTCCAATCTTCCATAGCGATTCGAATGAAGTGCCGAAAGGTAAGATTTGAATGCGATGGGAGTTTAGCGACTAAGTCCCCTGCGCGCTAAGCCCCTCTGGAGACGCCAGTATTTGAGATGTCATAACAATACGGTTCATTTCGTGAATGATAGGTGCCCCGCAGCATTCAGACATCTTTTAAGCGACGGACCGCATCACGAGCGCGCCGCAGAAAATCGTTTTTGGGCTCCCCCTTATCAAGCCAAATTGGCGGACCAAACGTGATGCAGCTAAGCAACGGAACGGGCAGTACTTCGCCACGGGGCAAAACGCGATTCATGTTGTCAATGTATACTGGCACGAGTTCGAGGTCAGGACGTTTCTTACCCAAGTAGTACAACCCACTTTTGAACTCGCCTATTTCTCCATCAACGCTCCGGCCGCCTTCTGGAAACACAATCAAGGATTTGGTTTGGCCGATTTCGCGAATCATGATGTCGATGGGACTATTATGCACCTTAATTTCCGTCCGGTCGATCAGCAGCGCGTCGAACACCTTGGTGGCCAAATAACGGCGGATCGAACCACTGTTCCAATAGTCTTTTGCAGCCACTGGTCGAGTGAGATTTCGCAATTCGAATGGCAACAACGACCACACGACCAAGGCATCGAGATGGCTTGTGTGATTAGCAAAATACACTCGTTGGCAAGTATCAGGCTGGCAATCGACCCAGCGGGCGCTGGCGCCGCTTAAAAACTTGGCGAGTGCAGCCAAAAAGGTGCCAGTCATCCAACAGACAGGGTTGCGATCAACGGGAGGAGCGGCCCACTGGTAGCGCCGCTGACCCACCAATCGTGAATTGCGGGACAATAGAGCGGAAAGCTGCATATTATCCCGTTTTAGGGCCCGTGCGGAAAGCCCGTACTGCCGCGCGATAAACAAAGAATAAAAAGGCCGCAGTAGTCATGTTTAATTTCACATCCCTGCTAGAAGCTGTTGCCAAACAGCAGATTGTCTGGTTGAACTGGCCGCAAAGTGCGACCGTCTACTACGTCGCCAAAGGCCGGCGAAGAGTCACGCCAAGAGCGACAAAAAAGCAGAAATTTAGCCCGGGAGAATCCGGGCCTCAGTTTGATATTCCTGTGATAATCGACAAACTCAACACGGTTTTGCGGTTTTTGTCGGAGCAAACTGCTTATCCTGCAAAGCTAAGCCACGGGACTTGTGGAAATACAGCCGCAAAAGCAGTTCTTCGTATCCGGCGACCATTCGATCAAGCGACCAATGCTCTATCACATGTCGGCGACCGGCAACGCCGAGGCCCCTGGCTTTGGCAGGGTTTAATAAAAGTTCCAATACACGGTTGGTCATCGCCAGTTCATCGCCCGGATTCACAAGAAATCCGCAGATTTTGTCGAGCACTGTTTCCGGCACGGAGCCAACTTTTGTAGCCACAACAGGCTTGGCGGTGGCGAGTGCTTCCAAAATCGAAACTGGATTAGCCTCGTTGTGTGAGGTTAGCACGAATGCTTCAAGAAGATTTAACAATTCGGGCACGTCAGGGCGCTTGCCGAGAAAATGGACATGTTCACTCAGACCGAGTTGGACTGAAAGCGACTCCAATTCCACGCGACGGGGCCCATCGCCGATGACAAGGAAATGCGCTTCTGGCATTTGCCTGCGAACGGCCGCAGCCACACGAAGGAACATTTCGTGGTTTTTCTCCGGTCGTAGCACGGCTACAATGCCGACTACCGGTGCGGAAGCGGGAATGTTTAATTGTTGCCTTAGAATTGCATTGGATGGTTGCGGTCTGAATGCATTGGTATCAACGCCATTAGGAATTAGATAAACGCGATGGCTTGGCAATCGCTCTCGCTCTACAAGATGTCGAGCATGGTTTGCAGCGACTGCCACGAATGCATCATTCAGTGGAGTCAGACGCCGGTTGAGCCAGTTGATGCCATCGGGCCAACCGGTGGAATGCAGAGCGGAAACGATCACCGGCACGCCGCTGCGCCATGCAGCCAATCGACCCCAGAACATTTTATCGCCGCCGCCGACGGTCACAACCGCATCAATTTCTCTCTCGCGCAATAACCGAGTAAGGCGTCCTAGGATCCGTACATCGAACTTGTTTCGTAATAAATGAGCATGAACAGGAATATTCTGCGCCAATTCTTCGCCCACTTCCCCTAATTCTTTCAAACAACACAGTTCCGGTGCGAACCGTGATCGATCGAGCCGTTGAAGCAGGTTGAACAATAATGTTTCAGCGCCGCCGACATGCAACGAGGTATTGCAAAACATGACCCGCAATGGGCGTGACAAAGGCGAATCGGCGTAATCGGAAGGAACCTTTTGGATCAACGCATGCTGATTGGAATCCGCGAATTCTTCCGGCTCTAAATTTTGCAGCAAATCCAGAGTGCCGTCGGCTGGCACCAAAGAGGAATTAAGCACAACTATGGAGCGAGCTTTCCCAAATGAGCGCAGGCGGGATATATTTCCTTGCCATACTTCGAGCATCTGTCGCTTTTCTCTGCTGGAGAAAATGTGATTTGTGCAAATGATCGCACAAACCATAATTATCAAAGTGACTGATGCCACCCACGGTCCGAAACTCAGAGCCAGCGGTAATACGGACACAATCAATAGCGAGCGGTCAATCTTCATTCCCAACCAAGCGTTAAATCGATAGATCATCGCCAACGTGAAAAAATTGGCCGCTGATCGAGCCCAAACAGCACCATGTAGACCAAAATGTGGGATCAGCGCCAAATTGATGCCGATATTGGCAATCAAACCAATTAGCAGCGCCAGGCAACCAATTCGCGCGCGTTCTGCGCACCATAAGTACAATTGGGCCATGCTAATCAAACCAAACCATGCGCTAAATGTCAGAGTCCAAGGGAGAACCGCCATGCCCGATGCGTATTTTCCGTTGAAGGCTACGTTGAACATAAGCGGTGCTACGAACAGAATTGCAATCGACCCTGTAAAAAGCAGCAATCCAAGTAACTTGAGAATGAAGTTCAACTTTGCCGACACTTTATCCCGGTGCCCTGATTCCCAATCGTGGCTCAGGTGAGGCAGCACAATGCCGCCTAATAAAGTAGCCACAGACACGAGTAAGTACGGAACGATTCGCGAGCTATGGTAGGCACCCACGATAGATAGAGGATCGGCCGCGTTGGAAGTATGAACGATCAGATAACGATCTACAACGTCGAACAAATTGAACAACAGATTGCTGATCCACACCCAAACAGCGAACGACAAGAGCCGTGGCCAGAAAGTGTCTTGTTTTTCGCTTTCAATTTGTCTTGATTCAAGGGGCGTGTGCCAGTGGGACCGCAAAAACCAGGCCATCCAAACTGCCAGCCCTACGTACGCAATGCCGTAAGCCACAACCATGGCGATTGCCTGACGCTGCCAGACAATCAATAGGGCTACGCTTGATATCATAAAGATTGCGCTATTGAGAAACTGAACGACAGATGTAATGCGTGCCATCCTTAATGCCGTCATTAGTTCTGTCAGGTAATTGAAGGCGATGGTGATAATGAGACAAACGGCCATTGCCATCACCAGTTGAGTGTCATTCGACCTACCAAACACAATCTTCGATAACAGCGGACTTGCAAAGCACATCAGTGCGAAGGCTATGGCGGCCAGGGCGGTACAGGCAATTGTGGTTCGCCGCAGCAAAGTCTGTAGTTGTCCTCGCAGACGAAAATATTCCACATATCGTCCAAAGCTGCCTGGCAATCCTAAAACAGTTAGAGGCGCCGCTAGCGTTAGGAATCCGAAAGCCATATCCCATTGGCCTAATTCTTCTGGGCTTAACCAGCGGCAAACAAGAATGCTGCGTACGAAACCAATAAGCCGTTGTATGCTGGTTAAGACCAACAGCACCACGACGCTTTCGGCCAAAGTATCGGCGCGGACAGTCCTATGACGCGCCGCAGAGCCATCTAACGTTCTGTTCGTCGTCGGAGAAGGGGCTAACGGAAGTGTTAGATCTTGATTCTCGTCAGATATTTCTAGAATGGCAGACATTGCCTCTTCTTTGCTCCTAAGATATTTGAATCCAGATTCATCTTGGGCGTGTCTCAACCCTCAGACTAGGGAATTAAAAACACGCCATCACATCCCTGAGCTGTCTTTTTCCCAGTGAGCTGATCGGAGCCGGCGCGGGTCGATGGTTGCCCAGTTTTTAAGTC
Encoded here:
- a CDS encoding phosphatidate cytidylyltransferase; translation: MEDWRTLSLVGGVLSLLTIATIIGQFLKRHPSTGLNAATVRAFNLRLRAWWTMCALLATARFIGKGWTAAIFGIISFVALREFITITPTRQGDHRALFWAFVLFTPLQYVLVGFNAYQLFSVLIPVYAFLFVPARIALSGDYKRYLERVAKIQTGLMICVYCLSFAPALLYLNIKDYAGSNYRLLFFFILMVQMGDALQYIWGKLIGRRIIVPSISSNRTWEGLLGGVASNTLLGASLYWATPFQPWQAASLTLIISILGFCGGLTMSAIKRDRGVKDYGTLVEGHGGILDRIDSICFAAPVFYHLTCSIFPQI
- a CDS encoding lysophospholipid acyltransferase family protein, whose product is MTGTFLAALAKFLSGASARWVDCQPDTCQRVYFANHTSHLDALVVWSLLPFELRNLTRPVAAKDYWNSGSIRRYLATKVFDALLIDRTEIKVHNSPIDIMIREIGQTKSLIVFPEGGRSVDGEIGEFKSGLYYLGKKRPDLELVPVYIDNMNRVLPRGEVLPVPLLSCITFGPPIWLDKGEPKNDFLRRARDAVRRLKDV
- a CDS encoding glycosyltransferase, whose translation is MSAILEISDENQDLTLPLAPSPTTNRTLDGSAARHRTVRADTLAESVVVLLVLTSIQRLIGFVRSILVCRWLSPEELGQWDMAFGFLTLAAPLTVLGLPGSFGRYVEYFRLRGQLQTLLRRTTIACTALAAIAFALMCFASPLLSKIVFGRSNDTQLVMAMAVCLIITIAFNYLTELMTALRMARITSVVQFLNSAIFMISSVALLIVWQRQAIAMVVAYGIAYVGLAVWMAWFLRSHWHTPLESRQIESEKQDTFWPRLLSFAVWVWISNLLFNLFDVVDRYLIVHTSNAADPLSIVGAYHSSRIVPYLLVSVATLLGGIVLPHLSHDWESGHRDKVSAKLNFILKLLGLLLFTGSIAILFVAPLMFNVAFNGKYASGMAVLPWTLTFSAWFGLISMAQLYLWCAERARIGCLALLIGLIANIGINLALIPHFGLHGAVWARSAANFFTLAMIYRFNAWLGMKIDRSLLIVSVLPLALSFGPWVASVTLIIMVCAIICTNHIFSSREKRQMLEVWQGNISRLRSFGKARSIVVLNSSLVPADGTLDLLQNLEPEEFADSNQHALIQKVPSDYADSPLSRPLRVMFCNTSLHVGGAETLLFNLLQRLDRSRFAPELCCLKELGEVGEELAQNIPVHAHLLRNKFDVRILGRLTRLLREREIDAVVTVGGGDKMFWGRLAAWRSGVPVIVSALHSTGWPDGINWLNRRLTPLNDAFVAVAANHARHLVERERLPSHRVYLIPNGVDTNAFRPQPSNAILRQQLNIPASAPVVGIVAVLRPEKNHEMFLRVAAAVRRQMPEAHFLVIGDGPRRVELESLSVQLGLSEHVHFLGKRPDVPELLNLLEAFVLTSHNEANPVSILEALATAKPVVATKVGSVPETVLDKICGFLVNPGDELAMTNRVLELLLNPAKARGLGVAGRRHVIEHWSLDRMVAGYEELLLRLYFHKSRGLALQDKQFAPTKTAKPC